A stretch of DNA from Halorubrum sp. BOL3-1:
GTCGGGGACGTCGTCGATCTCGCGTCGGAGGTGCCGCCGGTACGCGCGCTCGACGAGACCGCGGAGGCGATCCAACATACGTCTCGGTTGAGACGGCGGAGCGGTATGTACTTTTACCTCGGCGTCCGGTTGTGCCCATGAACGCCGCCTACGTCTTTCGGGTCGCGTTCCGACTCGATCCGGCGGACGCCGCCGTCGCTCCCGATCGGTTCGAGACGACGATGGAGATCCCCGCGAGCGAACCCGGGACCGACGGGTGGCTCCTCTTCCGCGATCGCCTGTGGCGCGGCGAGATCGGTGACGAGCCGGCGTTCCGCCGGCTTGCGGAGCGGCAGCTGGGCCTCGCGGACGCCGCGAGCGTCGACGTCGTCGCCGTCGACTTCCGCGAACTCCGCACCGACCCGGCCCACCGCGAGGCGTTCGAGGACGCCATCGCCGCCGACCTCGCCCGGTTCAACGCCGACTCGGTCGACGAGGTCCTCCGCAGGTATCTCGGGTCGTCGATCCACGTGCGGGAGTGAAGCGCCCCCGCCGGTCGCCGGGGAGCCGACGGCGGGAGCCAGTCCCCACCCACAACGCACTTACCCGCACCCGGCCTACGGGAGTTCCCATGGCCGTTGCCGACTACGACTTCCACCTGTTCGACCTCGACGGGACCCTCGTCGACGCCGAGTGGGGGTACACCCGAACGGTGTTCGACCGCGTCGGTAACCGGCTGGGCCGCGAGTTCTCCGACCGCGAGGCGTACGTCCTCTGGCACGGACTGGGCGGCCCGCGCGGCGAGACGCTCCGCGAGATCGGCGTCGCCCCCGACGCGTTCTGGCCGGCGTTCCACGACGTGGAGGACCCGGTCGCCCGCGCGGAGGCGACGTACATCCACGACGACGCCGCTCGC
This window harbors:
- the lwrS gene encoding LWR-salt protein, coding for MNAAYVFRVAFRLDPADAAVAPDRFETTMEIPASEPGTDGWLLFRDRLWRGEIGDEPAFRRLAERQLGLADAASVDVVAVDFRELRTDPAHREAFEDAIAADLARFNADSVDEVLRRYLGSSIHVRE